TCTGTTCCATGAACTGACGTTGACGGAAGGCAAATTCCGCCATTACCCTCTTCTGTCGCTCCTTGGCACGTTTTCGCTTCTCTTCCCTTGCTCTAGCTTCTTCTTCTGAAGATGCCGAGGAGTCTTCTTCCCGTTTACAGTAGATGCGAGATATAGTGTCGAGTATCCCTTGTCTGGCAGAGGGTTCATATCGTCCTATCTTGTTGAGCAATTTGGCGATGAAGAAAGGTCCGTCTCCTATCCTTGAGTCTGATGACTCATCGAAGTTTGGACGGTAAGAATTAGGTTTCCCTGTGAGTTTGGAGTGAAGCttgatgagaagagagatgatagattCTTCCACTGCAATGTATTCATCTCCAGAGTCAAGCTGTGGTAActggaaaagttgaaaaaaaattagtatacaaaactcataattttttcaaataaagAAAAGGCAAAGTATCAATAagttataaaacatattttgtaCAAATCAACAAGCTTTCTTCGTCTCTTGGTTCCACATTTTTAGGTAAGGCATGATTGAAATGAACTATCTTAACTTAGTGACCTGACTTAccgaagagaaatgagagagttcAGGTGTGGGAGGTGAGGTCTGCACTGAAGGAGGCATGGAACCATCCCCTCCAGCAGGAAGCAGAGCCTTGGCAGGGCCAGCTGGTCGGCGGGACCGCAGGTGTAGGGGGTGAGGCACCACATAGGACCGGCCATGGTGCCTCCTGTTACTGCAGCTTggactgctgctactgctgcttcggccaccaccacctctccttcccacttctgTCCCTGCTAGCAGGGGTGGAAACTGGACTGGGGCTGGTAATGATGCTTGTGCTGCCACTCCTAGTTATGGAAGTACAATCATTTTAATGCTACACATGAAACTGTAAATAACAACTGGCATGTGTATACAGTAAAACACTTAATAACAAAAgaccaaagtatatatataaaaaaaaaaaagattcagtgACAGAAATTTTCTACAACTGAATCACTCATAAATCTAGTAACGGATGTAGTGCTGTAGCCTACCTGGAGAACCACTCTGTGTGACTGGCACAAGCATGTTCCCTGTTGTGGGTGGTGGTAGAGCCAGAGGTGACAAGTGATCCTGTGTTGGAGTGTCTGGCGTTGTGGGAGTTTCCCCAGTGGGTACAACAGCTGAGGCTGCTTCCTGGTAGAGCACCAGCTCTGAGCCCGATGGGAGTGGGCGTGGTCTTGGTGCACCATGAAGTGCCAAGCGTGGCTCTCCTCCCTCCAATTCATCCATTTCCAAGTCCGATCCATCTAACTCACCTGAAGATTTACAGAAGATTACAAAGTAATGACTGCTTGCAAACAAATAACAGGAGAGAGTAGTCTGcacaaaaaattcatatataacaGACAACATATTTTAATTCAAAACTGTTACAGTCTAAGTACATACTTCTAACAAAAGTAAGTCTACATATATACTAACTGATGAAACTAATCCAAAAACTAtggaatattacaaaatattgtcACTTAAAACCTAAATAATCTCAGCATCATGGATTCACTGAACACTATATCAACACATGAATATACAGAGCCCAATCAGAACTACTCAAGGCAAACTTTTATCAAACTCTAAACCAACCAATATCATCCATTTATTCAATATTTCACATGGTCCAAACATCATTCTCAAGAGCCTGTCTGACTTTTTGAACTTACCATCTGAGCTAGAGCTGATGGATGGAGTGGGGTTGAGATCCACTCTAGATACCACAGTATTGGCATTTGTAAATATGTCATCTGTCAAAAACCACTTGCAAAACTGCCCATCTGGTCTGTCATCAACCTCTTCTGTCACATTTTCATAGAACTGGGCTGCAACAAGTTCACCAcctgagagagacaggaaaattgTGTAAGATATGAATACCTTCCTGGAAAGCATCAAATACACAAAAGTAGAGTCTAAGGGATACTTGTACCCTCATATATAacttctaataataaaataaaataataaaaggacaTGGTATCTCTCTCAAACAACTctcaattcttattatcattgtagctACTCAAAGGTGGCCATCCAATTATCTTCTCTTTCTGAAACCTGCAACATACTTTGTGAATGATGTTTGGCTTGGTATTCAACAGTGAGCTCCAGCAGGTACACAGTCAAAGCTAACAGATGGTCTGTGGAAGAGGTTTCATTCAATGCCTTGTAGAGGAGAACCAGGAGAACAGCATGGAAACTTCGGCAAGCAATAACTCTCTGAGGATCTGTGTATGGGCTGGTCACTGGGCTTGGCAACCGGAACGGGGGCCACAGGCTCCCTGAATTACTCATGTTACCAGACTGCTTACAGCTGAAATTAAAAATGCACTGTGACAAAACTTGTATATAGAACTAAagctctccattttttttttttttttttttttttttatgggttcacATATTCAAATACCATTACTTCATGAGAATCCTGTATGTTCACttaaacataagaaaaataaatttgtaattaaTTTAGTGTAATTTCTAAAATTACTTACTACAATTTGAATCTATCAAGAGAAGCCTGGAAATCTCTTCTTTGAACTGCTCGTAGGAGAACATAGATTGGGTCATACAGATTCTCCCAAACTTCATCTTTAGGGATATACATTCCTTGCTGCATTGTTCCTGAAGCTTCAAAGTTGGGTGCTCTATATGAGGATACCTGTGAGAGATACAAAAACATGGATTACTTTGCCATTACATCTCTGATAAAATCAACAAATTAATAATACACTTATCCTCACTTCACCTTcttcagaaaaagaagagaaccaCAGAGACAAAGTCCTTACCCTACTGAGTACAGTCTCAAAGTCTCGGCTCTGGGCTGCACTTCCACATTTCTCTGGCATATATTCCATCAACTGTGAGTGAGTTTTGTCTCCCATGCACAACAAAGTGACCATCTCCAGCTGTGCAAGTTCACTTTCACTCAAACCTTGAAAAGTGAAATCActcaataaaaatacatttatacaaagaAGAATGTGTAGCTCACAATATGTTACTTCAttctagaataaaaaatatatatacttaccaatGTTAGTTCTTACAGTCATAAGAGTTGCAAGAAAAGTGAGGCATGATTCTATAATTGTCATTTCATGTTCAGAATCCAGAAAGCTGTTGGAAGCTCTGGGTGACATACTCAGTGACTCCAATACATGAAACCTGGAAATATTCAATACAATTTGAATTTATGCTATGCAAAAAATTAGTTACCCCAAAACATAACCCTAACATGCATAATATACTTTTTTCCAAGAAATAAAAGACATTACAGGTCAAGAAAACTGTAAGAAACGACTGCTTTACCTATCCAACACGGTCATGATAAAATTATCTGGAGGAAGTTCCCCAGCACAGATCTGAAGAAGGTACAGGTCAGCATCTACCATAGAATTACAGAAATGACACTGAATGTACGTCATAGCCTGGCCCTTAATCTGCAATCCATTCCGTACCCAAATGCCACTCAGGATTTCGTAGAAGGCAGCCTGCAATTCAAAATGGATACTTGTgtcaagaggaggaagaaaaaatgaaaaaggtgaaaaaaagttGTTTATTAAGTACTACCATTTGGATTAGCCATTATCACAACATATTAATGAggtactaaaataataataaaaaatacctgTAATCTCAGTGGATGAACCATGATCAGATGAAGCAAATCCTGTGGAGGGAGCACCTCTTCCAACCGAGCCCCTTGAGCTCTCACAGCCTGGCACATGAATACAGAGTAGTATCGGTGCAACGGAAGGTGGAATGAGACCTGATAGGGATCACCCTGTAATATAaggattaaataaattaaatgtacAATAATGAAACAAAGTCATTTTATGAGTATCATATTTAGCAAAATATCTAAATCTACTCTTATTTTCACTAACATCACACTCTAAATTAAGGCCTCTGTCATCAATACATACCATGTCAGAATGAGCAAAGCCAACTGCATTGAACCAGTTATTGAGAGCATGAAGACACTGCTTTAAGACAGAGAATGTATAGTGTCTAGTTTCAGAGTCTCTGAGGTGAGAGACGAGGGCCCACATGGGTGAAGCAGAGGCCTCCAGCTCAGCACTGAAGGCTGCATAGTAAGTTTGAGGTTCAAACTCAATGTGCTGTGTCAGTTCTCTTACATTGACATTCATTCCtgaaaatattgcaaataatataagcaaacaaaattattgttatctttcagctttgtctttatttctttctataaatctattcatataattttcaatCTGGATAGAGAAACAATCATGAAAGTATTAAGTATACACTTATCTTTCATTTCAAATATCAATGAGATTATCTTATTCAAGTTATTTACTAACCtttttataaacaaatagatCCCATTTATACTTTCCATTGTGAAAATggcatcaataatgatgaaaaaaaattaattagcctattatttcttcttcataaTTCAATTAGAATGAAATGCTTATTGAACAACATAATATGAATACTTTACCTTGGAACATGGACAGAAATGAAAACCATTCCTGTATGAGTCTTTGGTCACTCATAAATTTGACAGCTATGGGCTTGTGTGAGAGTACATTGTTAAGGTCTGATACCAGTGGCCAGTAGCAGTGGTTTTTCATTACATGATCACCACAGTTCACGACCCTATGGGTATTCCGCAATTTAtctgaggagaaaaggaaagtttgTGTAGGTACTCTTCAGTTATTCCCAAAGATAAAGAACATTATTCCCCCAGAAAGTAAAATTCCACTATCAAAAAAGGAAGCTGGGCTAAATCCATCTCATAAAAGCAATTTTCCATCAAGACATTACTCAACCCTTACCATGCAGAGTAGATGGCACACAGATCGACTTCATCATGTTCTTGAGGCTAACAATCATCACATGGAGAAGGTGGAATGAGTCAGTCATGCGGTAAGCTAAATCTTGATCTGAGAACAGCTGTACAGACACATGGACAACACGGTTGCTTAGGGTTTCTGAATCTGTACTTTGTACCAACATCACAGATATGCGACTATAGTGCTGCACAAATGCTCTTGCAAAGGCATCCTGAAATCAAAATTAGATCCATACTCATCATatgaacacataaaaatataaataaagtagcTTTTCATTCAccacatactacataaatataaagCAACATATCTTAAATACCATCAACatttaataatggataataaagtgAATTTTCCTTGGTGCAAaatcatcatatttcatatataaacatcaatCATATCACATGGTGTGTAAAACTCACCTCATACTCAGTATCTGGGAGCATGTTTAAAAGTAGACAAACCAGTTTCTGAGGAAACTCAAATTTAACAGTCCAAAATACTATCTCATCTAAAAACGTCTTGTGGACCAGGGGGCCGTTTAGGGTAGGTATATCTGAAAACAGATAAGAGGGTCATAAATCTTCTTGATTTGCATTCCTACCCAAatctcaaagaaagaaaatatgtttaacaacagtaacaacaaggaGGAAGTTTATCTGCTTATGATGAGCTCAAATTATACTTGCTCACAACACACCTGTACTTTGTAATCTTTATAAACGACCTACAATCTTACCTTGGTATCCTGGAGGAACTTCACCGAAAGGTATACTATTGAGAGCCTCTTCATACCAAGTTTTATTTTGCTTCAAATACTCATTATTCATGGAGTTTGAGGACGGTTGAGTTAAATCAGTATATACCTGGAATGCAGACGATATTTTAAAGAATATTCAACAAGACACAAAAGTCACATACATTactgataaaaaaggaaacatcaACAGGAAATCAATGAGTTGTTCCCTAGCATTAGAATGAAAAATACTAACAGTCagaattatatattgataacttTCACGGGTAAAAACTTACATTTGGATTGCATAAAGACTTAGTCATTATCTTTCTCATAGCTGCCCCTAGACGACTGAGGTCCTGAAGGAGGTCCAGGTACAACGAAGACTCCTCCATCGCTTCGAGAACCTTATCTAGTGATGCACAACTGTTGGCAAAAAAGAAATGGAGTTAACAGTGGAGAATGGGTTGGAGGGGCAGGaaaatgaagtgaagtgaagtgaagtaaattcagtaaagtaaagtaaaataatgtaaaggagaggagagagcaagaggaagcagaagagaaaagggagatggatagaAATGGGAGAAATGGTGAGCTAGAGAAAAAGATATGGAaacaaaatgaggaaaagaggaagggggatggtagggggggaagaaggggggagagagagagaaggagagagagagagagagagagagagagagagagagagagagagagagagagagggagaggagagagagaggagaggagagagggagagagagagagagagagagaggagagagaggagagagagaagagagagagagagagagagagagagagagagagagagagagagagagaggagagagagagagagagagagagagagagagagagagagagagagagagagagagagagagagaaatgggagaaagaaaaagtgggaaaaaaaaacgagcgaaagaaaatcataaaacaaaaagagaaagacagcgagaaagaaaaagaacagaataaCGACCCAGAGAACAAACAACACCCAATCACCATTCCCGAACCGGAAATCCATCCCACGGCAGAATCCACCCGTTCAAACGCCTCCCCCGCAGACGAGAATGCGCCGCCCATTACCTGTGCTCTCGACAGTGCTGGATGAACCGCAAGAATATTCGAGGCATCATGGCGTCGGCGATGGCCAGCAGGTCCGGCGGTACCTCGGGTTTGTTTAGCTGCGCTTGGGATCCGTGTCGGTGGCAGAACCTgtcgggagagaaaaaaggaaaggaaattaagaaatattaataccaataatacgtgaaagaaagggaggaataatACTTTCCGACATAGGGAAAGATAATCACAAATTGCacttaagaaaataattaatgatacatacaaaaaaataaataaaataaaaataaataaataaaataaagtaaataaataaaaaataaactaataaaaacattCTTGGTATTacatcatattcatttatataacaaaagcgaaaaaagacaaagattcCATGCTTCACTAATCAAAGCGTAAGTAAATCATAAAATACGGTACACGCAAACCTACCCTGACTCCTTCATGACGGCGGAATTGCCACAGTCACACGCTCCTCCAGCTTGTGACCGGAACATGTTAAAATCATGACCCTCGTGGTTCCCTTCCTGTAaacaaaatgcaaatataaacacCACCGCCGTTGGGAAAATTTAACGATTGCgtgttaaaaaaaatcaactataATTACgacaaacaagtttttttttttttttttttttttttttttaggaaaacatAACAGTGTGTAAAaagaatcacataaaaaaaagtcacCAGCAATGCATCTCAATACCTTCACGTATTAAAACAAATAATCGAAAGACATTTCAAAGCACACCCCAGGCCGAATGCAGAGCGCGGGCGACCGGCGGCACCCACCTGAAAGCACTGGGCGCACAGACTCATGCACGGGGAGATGCCGCACGTCCTGCAGCGATACGCCACGAAATTGGCCGTCCACACCAGCCCGCACGTCGTTGCATTGTCGTATCGACGGACtgcaaggaagggaaaggggaaaattaataacaaaaacataaataagtaCAGATAAAAATCAATCacgaaaaaaatggatatatacgAAGAAAAAACATGGGAAAGATGGGAAATATTCTATATTTTGTCTACAAGACAGCTGATTTAGTTTTGGTATTTCGGTTAACCAGGTCttgcaacaaagaaacaaaaaaggaaaagggaaaaataaaaacaaatatgtaaatatttacttATCAAATTACCTCGACCTTAGACAAACCCAATTCAAGTTCTCTTTCAAACCAATCAAGTTAAAACTCTGTGAATGTCCAAACCAGACAAACAAAATAATGCGGTAACAGCGCGACCCCAGGATAGTGCTTTCAATATCACCCAGAGATTTCAATGAAAAACATAGTGATCACAACTTTGAGGTTCGTCAATGCGATTCTGTTAGTTTTACTGTTACAAAGGATAATGTATTTCAATAGATTTCTTAAGTtgacacatatgcacgcacgcacacacacacacacacattcataaatacatatatactgtatattacaaTGTGGCAGATATACTGGCGTAGGTTTAACAGCCTTCAGTATACAACAAAGGAGAAAAACACGTAGACAAGGAATCACAAATTTCCATaatcatattttacattttaaaacattcaaTCTTAATTACTACAGTCATCCTCGCGCACGCTTTTCATAAACCAGTGTCCAAAAGTCGCAATTAAAATTAACATATTAGAACATACCATACTCAACGCGTACATTACCACGCAAAAAAGTGCGAATACATTATCACTGTTGAAGGCGGCTTATTAGACCccgaataaacacacatatattatgaaaaatatcacGGTCACAATCAGCAGAAAACAAACAGTTGTAACGTTTCTATGGGGAATGCGTCTCCTCGTCAGACGATAACAACAATCTGATAACCAGTTTCTTGTAAAGAACTCTTAATCTGATTCGGAAAGTagcatttttattgtttctttcccACTGTGAGCCGTATTCCGTTTCATTACTATGCCTGCACATTTCTTCATGCATACATTAACATTAAATTTTgcctaaattatattataaaaaatagtagtTGAACTCTTACACAAATGCTCTATATAACacagaaaaaatcaaatatataacaaatcaataatggtaatgacgatacCACTACTGCCCCCATCACCACCGCTACTAATAGCGATAACTATGAccataatgatgctgataaaattataataccaagAAAAGTACTTTTACACGGCCAACGTCCACTCAGCGAGGGAAATGACCCGACCGCCCCCCGCCCTTGACCCCGTCGCATCCTTCTCCGAGCGGCAGGATCCCACTCGCGTACATCCTATGGGAACAATGAAGCCCGGAAGCCCCGATCTAGGTTTATCTCGGCAGGATCCACTACCGAGCTTCCTAATTATGATAATTCAgagcatttcttttttccctcgcgAGAACGACCCCCACCGGtcaccctccccactccccgcTCGGCGTCTCCCTCGCACCTCATTTACATGTGGGTTGtggttgattctctctctctctctctctctctctctctctctctcttttctttttttatttcttttactgtgATTGTGTCTGTTTACATGCCTCTCTGCCTatgcatttccttctctcttcccaaccccctctccctccttctcctcctctcccccctccctccttccctctctttcctctaccctctccctccccccttccccttcccttctctctctttttccctctcaaaTAGCAGATAAAAATACCACACTTATCTAAAAAGAAAATGAGCTGACCACCTAGGGGGAACTTTTAATATTCGCACAGCAAGCGGAGATAACGAATACAGACCAATTAGACGTTAACGAAGACAAGCGAGCGTTCGTGATGAGATAGGAAAGCCCATTAAAAATAATGCGGAGAACATCAACTCGAGAGTAGAGAGGTTAGGGGTGAGGATCAACAaacggggaaaaatgaaaattaggaagatagtacgaaagaaagaaagaaaaaatcatatctcTGGAATCTATACAAACGGGCGATTCACgtcgataaaaatatataggcctacataggGGAAGGGATGTGGGAAGTGGaagtatagataaaagatatatagataaaagagagagtgaataagggggagagagaagtaatattatattatatatatatatatatatatatatatatatatatatatatatatatatatatatatatatatatatacacatatacatatacatatactatatatatatatgtatcattatatatatatatatataatattatatatatagtactgtatatatattatgtatgtatatgtatatgtatatgtgtatatattttatatacacatatacatatacatatacatatacatatatataacataacatataatatatatatacatatatatataatatatacatatacctgtgtatatatattaaacatatatatatacatatatatatatatatatatatatatatatatatatatatatatatatataataatatatatataaaatatatatatatttataatatatatatatatatatatatatatattattatatatgatatatatatgtatatatatatgtatatatatatatgtatatatatatattgtatatatatatatgtatatattacatatatgcatatatatatatgtatatatatatatgtatatatatatatgtatatatatatatgtatatataagtatgtatatataagtatgtatatataagtatgtatatataagtatgtatatataagtatgtatatataagtatgtatatatatgtatatataagtatatatatatatatatatatatatatatataatatatatatatatatattattatatatatattatatatatatatatatatatatatatatatatatatatatatatatatatatatatatatatatatgtgtgtgtgtgtgtgtgtgtgtgtgtgtgtgtgtgtgtgtgtgtgtgtgtgtgtgtgtgtgtgtgtgtgtgtgtgtgtgtgtgtatatatatatattatatatatatatattatatattatatatatatatatatatatatatattatatatatatgtatatatatatgtatatatatatgtatatatatatatatatatatatatatatatatatatatatatatatatatatatatatgtatatatatatgtat
This genomic interval from Penaeus monodon isolate SGIC_2016 chromosome 37, NSTDA_Pmon_1, whole genome shotgun sequence contains the following:
- the LOC119596150 gene encoding E3 ubiquitin-protein ligase Ubr3-like; translated protein: MSLCAQCFQEGNHEGHDFNMFRSQAGGACDCGNSAVMKESGFCHRHGSQAQLNKPEVPPDLLAIADAMMPRIFLRFIQHCREHSCASLDKVLEAMEESSLYLDLLQDLSRLGAAMRKIMTKSLCNPNVYTDLTQPSSNSMNNEYLKQNKTWYEEALNSIPFGEVPPGYQDIPTLNGPLVHKTFLDEIVFWTVKFEFPQKLVCLLLNMLPDTEYEDAFARAFVQHYSRISVMLVQSTDSETLSNRVVHVSVQLFSDQDLAYRMTDSFHLLHVMIVSLKNMMKSICVPSTLHDKLRNTHRVVNCGDHVMKNHCYWPLVSDLNNVLSHKPIAVKFMSDQRLIQEWFSFLSMFQGMNVNVRELTQHIEFEPQTYYAAFSAELEASASPMWALVSHLRDSETRHYTFSVLKQCLHALNNWFNAVGFAHSDMGDPYQVSFHLPLHRYYSVFMCQAVRAQGARLEEVLPPQDLLHLIMVHPLRLQAAFYEILSGIWVRNGLQIKGQAMTYIQCHFCNSMVDADLYLLQICAGELPPDNFIMTVLDRFHVLESLSMSPRASNSFLDSEHEMTIIESCLTFLATLMTVRTNIGLSESELAQLEMVTLLCMGDKTHSQLMEYMPEKCGSAAQSRDFETVLSRVSSYRAPNFEASGTMQQGMYIPKDEVWENLYDPIYVLLRAVQRRDFQASLDRFKLYCKQSGNMSNSGSLWPPFRLPSPVTSPYTDPQRVIACRSFHAVLLVLLYKALNETSSTDHLLALTVYLLELTVEYQAKHHSQSGELVAAQFYENVTEEVDDRPDGQFCKWFLTDDIFTNANTVVSRVDLNPTPSISSSSDGELDGSDLEMDELEGGEPRLALHGAPRPRPLPSGSELVLYQEAASAVVPTGETPTTPDTPTQDHLSPLALPPPTTGNMLVPVTQSGSPGVAAQASLPAPVQFPPLLAGTEVGRRGGGGRSSSSSSPSCSNRRHHGRSYVVPHPLHLRSRRPAGPAKALLPAGGDGSMPPSVQTSPPTPELSHFSSLPQLDSGDEYIAVEESIISLLIKLHSKLTGKPNSYRPNFDESSDSRIGDGPFFIAKLLNKIGRYEPSARQGILDTISRIYCKREEDSSASSEEEARAREEKRKRAKERQKRVMAEFAFRQRQFMEQNKAEAAEAEASGNDAMEVEEEQPERHKEYDCVICNQSIPSTPERPVGLVVLLQATSVLGHRTSQQKPFSVPTSDSERTRLKQRRFTLGQFMEERADTLNRYFDYNSWLVSMNNGWEGGVHVQTCGHHLHLDCHQSYLLALRSQHRPNSTLNVDKGEYWCPLCRQLGNAVLPISPEIGDLSALVKHPSTCDSDLVEEVDRLLHDLTVPTFSSTLTNAMARMMEDMTIATYAKYRNVSSNPSTPSLFMFVSSILRTNLEVELVQRGGMLVYQAEDVKMDVKRSCLMPLLHVLGFHSKILSGGGDSSVGGVGGGLHWIRQTWASITQRPVTGSEGAVTLREREVPILLRDPVTLLLQLILLLPSRIDQGYLKCVVGSVYRVAVVRAAVSALRSLNESQREQATTGGPLAPLLALAHNTLRDSPFFCDDQVLLADQAQESWTVNDVTCQVRETCLQFLRVAALLKAHLMEENAPVIADPLAECGTLEQYLGVWDSCSVVNSAIMGNMCGTYRASEVSSPVETRLGDLACGARVWCSEVATFASQAQVAASALLTTINFAQPRLLRLPHSYDAIFQYYHRRQCSQCNSVPKDPSVCLLCGTIVCLREPCCKQQEVCECVQHAIDCGAGTAIFLVINSSTVIVIRGPRVCLWGCVHLDSFGEEDRDLKRGKPLYLSEDRYRLLEQQWLSHAFDHTNKRWIWHRDIL